One Salvia splendens isolate huo1 chromosome 1, SspV2, whole genome shotgun sequence genomic window, tagttaagagatggagtaaaaaagtacaatggAGCCcgtaaatagtaatttaaaatatgattaagggacggataagtgacACAGCGTTGCTGATGACCTAAGAAGTAAGAACTAATGTATATCACGAAGACAGGAACCATTGGACAACTAACACAGATTTATCAATTTCAGAAACGCTTAAAACAGTAAATGTGAGTATTTTTTGCTGCTTATTAATCGTAGAGGATTAGAAATTTTTGATTTGGTTGAACTTgaaatttttttgtaaatacTAACATGCCCAATCATATTCTCTCTCTGCACTGCACACACACAGCCGCACTGTTTTCTTACATTTGTTTTGTTGCCATGGATTTCGGTCCCCACTTCCAataaaagggaaaataaaataaaacataatcgaaacaaaacattattttcctttgattcaacaaggctgaatgaaaatataaatactaGTCCTACAAAGCAACGGTTCAGTGTTGATGGCCACCACTGCTCGGGGaaatcgggtttataggctactttgccactaaaataacgaaaatatacccattttgttatctctttcataaatgggaaaaacgccacccgCATTGGCGTGTCTATAAGTTAAAATGCCAACAGTTGGCGTTTTATATTGTCGTCGTATTTTAGGcgtattttctccaaatacagttaagttaaaacacgccaacttggttggcgtgtataaTTAAAAAACGCCGTTTGGGTTGGTGTGTTTAGTAAATTAGAAACGCCGAAGGGAATGACGTGTTTAGATAAAGACGCCATCACGGATGGCGTTTTATTAttactagtaattttttatcATAATGACAATTGAcacctctctcttctctctgcATGTTTGATCAGACATACAACTGCCCAATGCCCACCTGGTAAGATTACACACACGTGCAAATAGACAATACatgttaaataaattaatattttttttcctgacaaataaataaatgtagaTGAAAGATGAGGAAATAAGGGAAGAAATGAGGTCTGTGATAGGATCAAGGCCACCAAAATGTATAGAGAGATGTGGGAAGTGTGGGCATTGTGAAGCAGTTCAATGTATATGGAAAAATGCCAAGAAATAGAGCTGAATATTCTAGAGGAGATGATGTCTCTGCTTACAAGCCCATGTGTTGGAAGTGTAAATGTGGGAATTTCATTTTCAACCCTTCCACGTGGGCTTGagattcttttttttatttcctcaaattcttttttttttaatttagttaaCATGTATTGACTATTTGCACGTGTGTGTAAATCTTACTAGGTGGGCATTGGGCAGCTGTCTGCCTGATCAAACATgcagagagaagagagaggtgTCAATTgtcattatgataaaaaaattactaataataataaaacgcCATCCGTGATGGTGTCTTTATCTAAACACGCCATTCCCTTCGGCGTTTCTAATTTACTAAACACGCCAACTCAAATGACGTTTTTTAAttatacacgccaaccaagttggcgttttttaattatacacgccaaccaagttaGCGTGTTTTAACTTaactgtatttggagaaaatacgCCTAAAATACGACGACAATATAAAACGCCAACTgtgttggcgtttttacttatagacacgccaatgcgggtggcgtttttcccatttatggaagagataacaaaatgagtatattttcgttattttagtggcaaagtagcctataaacccgattttctcaCCACTGCTCTcccctcctttctctctctaaccccATAACTCAATTTTGTCAGTTTGCAAGCTAATTTTGAGGAACAGCTTAGAAATAGGGGCTGGGCCAAAAAACGAACTTATGACCCAATAACACCAGCAGAATTCATTATCCACAACAATCAGTTCAAGCttggagaagatgaagcaaGGACTTATCTCATGGCGTCACGCAATATCCATCTCACCCCCTCTCCTGCTAATTCCTGGAACCACAATCCCCAAACCCAAATTCCCAACAATCAGCGTGACCCTTAATTCAGTGGAGGAGAGCCCGGCGACGGGTAGAGAGAGGCGGCAGATGAGgaaggagagaagagagggaaaGCCCGCCTACAACTGGAAGGAAGAGGTCGAGATGAAGCTCATCAAGAAGCCCAAGAAGCGTTACGTCTCTTGGATGGAGGAGCTCAATTTGGACAATCTCGCTTTGCTCGGCCCTCAATGGTGGGTCGTCCGAGTTTCCAGAGTCTCGGGCCACGAAACGGCCGAAAGAGTGGCCCGTTTAATGGCCCGGACCTTCCCCAACATGGAATTCAAGGTAAATGTTCATTCGTTCCGATAATTCTAGGTTATAGTTAAATACAGTAACTTGCTGTTTATTCTCTGAGAATCAAAATTTCATTTGcagaatatatttatattcctTTATGTTTGTTGCATATGCAACTACATTGTGCTAGTATTGTGTTGAACACGCGAGTTTGCTTCTAAAAATCATACACTTTAAGCGGTTAAGAATGTTTTTTGGAGAAATTCAATCGTACTGAGAGGACTATGTGCTGAATTTAAGGCTAGCAAGCTTTATTTGTTATTGTGATTAATTGAGCTTGTTTTTAAGGATCAACTTCGAATTGCTTGATTTAGAACTGACCGTTGTTAATCCGCTATTTCAATGAGGCTTTGGAAGTAGTATCTTTCCTCTATTCGATCAAATGAAAAAGGTCTGATGGGTGCGACACGAGTTTTATAATAAGTTGCTGTATTGTGAATGGAAAATTGTCTCACATTAAAGATAATGTTATTAATGATCAACTAGTTTTAATAAAGGTAAAGAAGTTGATATATTGAGGGTAATATGATGCGGGGTAGTgtctataaataaaaaagaactaGTTTTTGTGTACATACGAAGGAGGAAAAATGTAACTATTTTAAGGGACGAGGGAATAATTGTCTACGATGAGGAGGTCATGATGGAAAATCCCCTTTTTCTGGCTTGACTGGCTGTTAATATGACTGCTAACTTGTTTGAGTGTTGGTTTTTCTGATTGCTGCTCTGTATGCTTATCCTCAGGTTTACAGTCCATCCTtccaaattaaaagaaaattgaaaaatggcACACTCTCTGTTAAACCAAAACCAATCTTCCCTGGATGTATGTTTCTCAAGTGTGTGATGAACAAGGAGGTACATGACTTCATACGAGAATGTGATGGGGTTGGCGGGTTTATTGGATCAAAGGTTGGAAATACGTAAGACTTCCATGTTCATACTTTTCTTGTTCTGTGGATCCTTTCTTCCAATTATTTGAAAAACATGGCATGTCTTGATAGATACAAGCATAGTACATGAGTCTGGCAGATCaatagttttgatttaattttgacTTTAAATTGAACCAACTAACTCTTAGAAATAAAAACTGCAACATTAATATTAAATCCACCCATGGTAGAGGAACACGGCGGGGGTGATGGTTGTAATTTTCTTACCATCTTGAATGAAACGTTATAACTTATATGCTGTAATCATGTGAACTTTTGTCCCGGATTTAGAATATGGTTTGCCGTATGCTCAGACCCTCTGCCTGAAATTATCTGAAAATTTTAATGGAATTTCCTAAATTTTATGCTTGTAAATCAGTGACCAATCTGAATATTAGTTGTAGTGTTAATTTGTGGTAGCATTTTTACTTTTGCTGGCATGTAAATCTCCATCAAGAGCAAAACTTATGCATATTTTCTTGATGCTCTATCCTATTCATATTTGTTTTGTGACAGCAGACCAAtcaaaattttacatttttactCATGCAGAAAGCGCCAGATCAATAAGCCTAGGCCAGTTGATGAAGATGACATGGAAGCTATATTCAAACAAGCAAAGGAAGAGCAGGTAAAAGCTGATCAAGCATTTGAAGAAGAGCAATTAAAGGCCGAAGCTTCCAATCCTGAGAAACTTGGTGTAGATTCTCCTTTAGTCTCCCAAAATATTGCACAGACAAAACCCTTAAAAAAGACTGGTGGCAGAGGTAGAAAGAGTCGGAAAGAGACAACAGAGGGAATGACTATCTCCATAAAGCTTGGTTTGACTGTACAAGTTATGTCTGGGGCATTTGCTGGATTTTCTGGCACCCTTAAGAAGTTTGATAGCAAGACCGGGCTGGTATGTTATCTTGCTCATATCCTGTATTATGGCACGAATATAAACTTCagaaaatagattaaaaaaaacccaACCCCAAAGCGAAAAGGCTGAAGCCCAAGCCTAGACATGTTTGATCTCATAAAATTAAGCTACAGTAGTTTAAGTCTACTATATATGTTTGCCAGATTCCTTGTGTCTGCTTATCAGTGAAGCTCTTAACTTGTTTATTTGCTCTTTGAACCTTTGACTTGCATATGCTGTTTTCATTAATCATGAATCTCACAGTGAATTTGTCTACTTTGCACATCACAAACTCTCTGGTGACATTAGTAACTTTTCATACAGGCGACCGTTGGGTTTACACTTTTTGGGAAGGAAACTTTAGCGGATATAGACGCCAAGGAAATTGTTGCTGAGACGAGTTGACACACAGGTATTCCAGACCTCTTAGATGGTAAATTACATTGATGAACGGTAGATAGTTTGTGTCCAAAAGGTTCAGCAGACCAGCAATCATGCTATTTCGATAAACATCCCCTCCACCTGGTACGCTACCAAAATAAGAATCTACCACCAAAAATATCTTATGATGAAATATAGGTATAGCTTAGCGCGATGAGAGCATCCATTGTGGTTTTGTTATGGCAAGCCAAGAAGATAACTTTAACGTTCTCCATAGGCAAGGAGGCACTGGTAGATCCTGTATTCGTTAGTTAGAAGGAAATATTTGTGTTTAGATGTTGTATTCTATAGCCATCTGAGTTCCCATACCATGCATAGATATTTAAGCTTTTCTATTCATCTTTCTTCCATTTGCAGATATATTTGCTCATTTGGTGTAGTTGGTCACTTTGGCCTATATCTAATGCTTACCAGCTACTTTCAATTTCTGCCATTGATGTTTCTTTTTGTATTAGATGGCTATATCTAGTTTGATGATTGATTCGTAGGTGAGATAAATGCTCACGAGTGCTATCAAGGCTAGATTTCGACATGGCATTGTAGACATGTGAAGCAATTCTCAGTAACCTATCTCTTACTCCTGGCTCTCTTATTGAACTACATTgaatataatactccattcgtcttATTATAAGTGGCTTGTTACTGTTGGGCACATCGATGAAGAAagttatactagtactactatcaaATGATCTCTGGATTGATCAGAAGATCCTTTCAGTTGGCTAGAATCCGTTACTTGAACGAAACTGGATCTTGTGGAATCATATTGAATATTTGACGATATATTACGTACCTTTCTAAAAAACCAACCCTTGTTTACCAACCACACACTGTCTAAGCAAATAAAATTCTCTCTTGATACGTTCCTCAAAAAATCTGATTCGTGCGGATTCTTCCCCCAACTAACAAGTCTACTTGCCGGGTTGTCCCTTTAAACCGGAAGCAGTTATAGATGCTATAACACAACTTATTACTTGTTTAAAGTATTGTAACCCTGCTGGATTTGAaccgtttttttttttgcttaaaaaaatattctttttGTTTGGAATGCGCCACTTTTAAtggaacaataaaaaaaagaatatgatGCACTTATAAAGGGACTATGTGAGTAACTAATAGTGTCTATGTATATAGACTATAGTATTGTTTTTATGGGTTATGATATTTGCATAAGGCAAATTTTTTCCTACCAGCTAAATTGTAGTAATATTTATGTGCGTGGTCCATATCCTTTTTTTTTAACTAAGCCGTAGCAACCTCATAAATGGCATTAATTGCTAGAGATATCGATAATTCCATATAGCCTATAGACATACTGGAATAAgggaaaatattttcaaataaattataatattgagtctcatttgaaaaattgaattattgagGCCCATTTAGGTGGACCTGATAACTCATAAGCAAATcgtgaaattaattaattctgTATGCGATTCTAACATTCTAATACGAACGCCTTCATAATTCGTTCACATGTCTGATGTGTCAATTCATTTGCAAATTACAACCAATATCTACATATATGAAAGCAATGGTGTCCACAAAAATTGTGACAATGTCTTTTTCATGCTTAATTAGGAGTTGCCAACATGAGTATAAAAGAAATAGTCACTGGGAGCATTAAATAAGTATATTTTCTCTATTATATATTGATTTATCATTTAATGGgcttaattttatattattactaCATGATTGAATATTATTAGGGTGGTTTTGTTGCCATGTTTACTCGTGAGTTGTGACTAAAGACTATGTTTAATCTTATTATTTGTTTGGCTGTTTTTTTGAAGACTTAATATGTGACAATGTATCTTGACCCGTCTTCATAATGTCAAGATTACATTGTATATTATACATCTCACAATCACCCTTATGACATATTTAAACCCAGTTAAATCAGGTCATCATAATGTCAAGATTACATTGTATATTATACATCTCACAATCACCCTTATGACATATTTAAACCCAGTTAAATCTGATTTTGATAGTCTTATATTGTATCTCACTATTATCTTGTCTAACGAATTGAATGTTGCCCATTTATACTTATCTATGATAGGCTTAAAAACATGTTTGTATGGTTCATTTTTTTGACTAGAGGGAAAGAGAACTGTTTGGTTTGAATCCTTGATTTCATTGCCTAAATTCTGATGTTTTGTACTGTATGTGGACGACATTTGTATGAACAGAAAATAAGGCATCTATAGAATTCCATTGAGTAtcaataaaatatgagaaatttatagtagtagtatttcttaaattctaaaaatatgaataaaaattcaaagaaaagagaaaagtcAGTCCAACCACTTTCCAGTAGCATTAGATGgaatattagtataaaaataGGCAAATGTAGCAGAAAATGGAGTATGGATGTACCAAAACATCCTAAAAAATATGCAAGGTGTGGTGGATTGGGTTTGGCTACACACAGTGACACACACAAAAGTTCGTTAAACATATCAGTGACACGTCTTCTTCCAAACAAGCTGTCATCTCTGCAtaaagtgtgtgtgttttttaatgtgGTTTGAATGAATCCAGATAAAATTGGGCACGCCCAcctcaattatttttttattattcaatatGTATTTTTATAGTTTATGGGAAAAGAAAGTGTAGAGTAGTGATTACTGTCGGATGAAGCACTGTCAAGCTTAAATCTATTTCACGAGGAATCTactttccctttttctttttttaatttaattaaatttaattactacGTTTTGGGGCCCTaatgcttctttttttttgttttattgaaTAAAGTCGAAATAGTGATGATGATTATGCTTGTAAGATAACTTATTCACATGCCGGATTATTTTTATGGTGAGATGTAGACATTATTAGAATGATGGCATGTAAGTATATATCTATTCACATTATTCGTCTTTTTAACTTACATGTACAATTACAAAATCAAATCATTTACCCTAtatccaatatatatatatatatttgtatgtCTCTATTCTTATTTATAAATAGGACGCTGCATTATTGGTACGTTCATATAAACTTTATTCAATTTCACGTTTTATTTCCAAATAACTAACAATTATATACTTCATCCATTTAGTAGGAGTAAAGTCATTTTTTATAATAGTGaagtcatttccttttctatcaaaagtcaacacatttctcttttacttactctttcttactttattctctcttcagctctctatttttttcatttcttactttattcttcttttacttaatCCACTtggtacaatttttttttaaattatgtgccgaaaagaaatgcctctactaCCATAAAATGGAGGAAGTATCGATAATATCGATTAATTCATGTGATTATAATTGGAACGCATTactctttattattttatgatgtgtaaaattaataaattcaaaAGAGCTATTGTTGgcatttttttgaattatttgttttgataaTAGTAATTTAgtatagtagtactccctccgaccctgcaaatttatcacttatttctattttggtctgtccctaaaaatttgtcacctttcacttttaccatttttggtaatggacttTACATTCCACTAACGCATTCTCATTCGcactttattataaaaccaatatataaaagtaggacatatataccactaactttttctacacACAtactattacatttcttaaaactcgtgtcaggtCAAATGGTGATGAAGTATTAGGGACGGAGGGGAGTAATAAAATATGCAGGAATAAAAACATAGAACTGAACAGCAATAAATAGGGGGAGGAGGACTACTTCTGCAAATATAGGAAACAGAAGGACCAAAAAGTGAAGAAGTCATATTATATTCCCTCAGGCCTCAACCACTGAGAAAGCAACTCGGACAGTGCAGCAGAAGTAAGTAAACGTATTTAATTTTCACaacctcctccaccaccattCTCTTACCCATTTCCCCAAATTTTCCATAGCTCAAACCCTAGAAATATTCACAATCTGATTTTTCCAAGAAACCCTTGCAATAAATCCTGAATCAAAGACAAACACAAGCACAATTGCCCTAGCTCACAAAATTCCTATCAAATATGGTTGCATTTTCTTCCTCCAGGTACCTATTAGCCTTCTTACTGCTCAATCTTTACCTCAAACTTATGGATGCCGATCCGAATTTAACCTTTTATTTCAAGAATTTTGGTAAAGGCTCCAACTTTGAGTCACAGCTTGCCCTGTTTGGGGATGCTAAGGTTGGAAGGGACAACTTTTCTGTTCAAATTTCTGGGTCTGGTGTTTCTACTGCTGGTAGGTTTGTCTGCAAGAAGCCCCTTAATCTTGTTCatgaaaaatcaagaaaaatggTTTCTTTTTCGAATTACTTTGCATTTTCCATGTCTGGGGTAAATGGGGATGGGTTGGCTTTTGTGATGCTCCCTTCTCAATTTCCTTTGAGTGTTTTTGATGGTGGAGAGATGGGATTTttaggagagagaaagatgaaGTTTCTTGCAGTTGAATTCGATACTTTTAAGAATGAAAAGCATGGAGATTTGAATGGTAATCATGTTGGGATAGATGTTGGTAGTCCTGTCTCTGTTAAAGTGAGCAATGTTTCATCCATCAATCTGGTGCTAAATGGTGGAGAGAAGTTGCAAGCTTGGATTGATTATGAAGCAAGTAGTAAAAGATTTGAGGTTAGGTTGAGCAAATTTGGTGAGAGTAGGCCACTGCATCCATTGCTCACTTACTCCATTGATCTTTCCAAAATGTGGGGAGatgaaaatgttgttgtggGATTGAGCTCATCGAGCGCCAACGCATCCCAGAAAATCAGCGTCCACTCGTGGAGTTTCAAGGCAAGAATCATGCCACAATGGATGCATTCCCAACCCTTGGATCCACTGCACTTCGTGGGGAAGGAGGAAGAGATGAAAGTTCGAAAGAGAAGTGACTGCACGTTGAGAGTCCTTTCCGCGTTGGTGTTGGGCACTGGATGTGGAGCTCTGGGGGCGTTCCTAGTGTTGCTCCTGTGGACTATCTTGGGTGATAGGCGCCCCATCGTGCCAGAGGAATTCGCTGTTCAACAACCTAAGGAGTTGgggtacaagaagtttgatgtttGTGTAGATAAAACCGTCGAAGATGGTAAGGTTTAGTTGCTTGATTTGCAGAGTAGAGAATGTGGTGTTTGTTTTGCATTGTAAATCCTCTCTCGTTAGTAGTACTTGGAATGCTGTAATTTAGTGATCAgtcatttttaatttagttttgaTCTATATGTTGTGATCATTGAAATACAGGTTCATCTGCGAAATTATTAGTTTGTTACCAATAATATTTCAGCATTGCTCTATAATCGAGTCCAAGTTTATGtaattactactaatatattcattgatatCTTTGAACTTTTTTGCCATTTCACCGAAAATCCATTTTACAGGTCATAGTGTATATAACTATTTAATGGAGTACATTAGTTGGTGAGATATAATGTAAATGATATTATCAATTTACTTACTTGAACATGATAATATTGATTActtacaaatttaatttaagaaataataataagatTAGAAGCCCACTTGGAAGGCCTAAATGCGTATGGTTCAGAGCCCAGCCCACTGGGCTGCAAGAATCTCCCGAAGATCTTAACGACGTGGCTTGGTGTTCATAGAGTTTCTACTTTGTTCGgcttcaatttttatttataatcttTCAGAAGGATCGATGATgcgtgagtgagtgagtgagtttCAATGTCATCCTTGCACTCTCATTCTAAACAAATTGAAGGGGGAAATTACActaagttttatttatttttttaaaattctttctttctaataaggtaatactttatcaattttgcattaaaatccatACTATAGAAATGATGAAAATACGACCAATAATATTGTTCCAAATATGTTGTGCTCGAAAATTCCTTTTACCTCCGAGTACACATAGACATACGGTGCTTGGAAACAATTTGATTCCAAGCACGACAGTAGCGCAGAACTATTCATTCTGAAACTATTTTCTAGTACaccatttttcatattttccgAATATTTTTTCATATGCTCTAAAAGTGCTCGGAGTTTTGGATTGTTTCTCAATTTTGGTCGGAAATTTCCCAACACCTCTTATGCTTGGCGGCCAATCTTTATGTACTAGTATTATGTTTTCTTGTTATGAAAGTACACTATTTTGGTTTATAATACTTATAACATCATTAACACATTGCAATTAAAAGTACATTACTAAATACAACAGTCAATTTTACATCCTTTGCATCAGTGATCTTCACATGCAACATAGAAAACCAACATCGACTATACAtgagaaaaacattaaataagTAACATTATGTTCGTacatagtgataatataatagtCAAGCATTCGAAGACATTGATTTAGTCGTTGGCGTCTTTACGACGAGAACCGGACATTTGGCGTGGTGAATTACGTAGTTGCTAACACTCCCCATCAATGCCCTACAGTAATTAACAAAACATATTCTACTATCATATAATCATCATACTCCAATTTCACATAAATACAAATAGTAATTCATTAGGAGCAAATCTAATTACAAGAATCATGAATGTAAATTATACCTCTTGATCTTTCCAAGCCCACGACTGCCTATAACAATAAGATCAACCTGCATCTGCTCGGCTAAGTCGCATATCATTTCCTTCGGATCTCCTTCGATTATAGATGTATTTATGTGAACCTACCAATTTTCAGACATTACTaaacaattaatttcatttcaGATGATtaataagtagtagtagtatatactgtagtagtagtagtatatacttTCTTCCTCCGCCATCAACTGTCACATTTtccctttttcgtccgtccaccaataaatatctcatttcacttttattttattataattaatacgTCGACCCTAATTTCTAGGGTAACTCtttctcacattttattatacaaCTAGTAGTTATGCATAAAAGTGGGTCCTACATCCACTGACTTGTTCTACCTAACTTATCTTATAAAGTAAAACaattttcttaaaacccgtgcagatcagatatgagacatttaatcatgaacggagggagtagtagtaaCCTGATTTGTTTGAGTGCACATATCAATTGCACGAGATAGTATGGCGGATGCATTTTCTTCTTGGGCTTTATTCACTGATCTTACTATCGAAGTTGAGGGGAACACCGCTGAAAAATATGATTTGCTAATTCCAAAAATCAATCATTTACTACActacataaatttaatttttaagtaaaaaaacataaataaaatgacCAGGAGCTCCGGGAAGCATGTAGGTGGGGAAGGGCTCGATGACGTGGATGATGTTAAGCAAATATTCATCATTATTTTGCGATCCGAAGAGATGATCCAGAACCCATTGCAGAGAATAGAAGCTCTCGCCACTGTCGTCGATGGCCACCATCACTCTcaccttctccttctccttctcctccgcTCCCATCGCCGCCGCGCCGCCGCCCTCGGGTATTGAGCTAAATGCCTCACCAATGCCCTTctccattcttcttcttcttcttcaactgcTTACTAATTAGTTGCTGCGGATTTACAGTAATATTAATAATCAAATGATAAATAGGAAACGTGGCGGGCTTGAGGTCTTCTATGCAGTATACGTGGCGCACAACTTATGTATGCGTTGGCACTCTATTGtaatgaaaatattgaaaattcgAGTTATTGAATTCGAACTAAGGGGTCTTAGTTTCGAAATAGAGATAAGGTTTTGAATGTCCAAATTGATGCATTGATTTATGATTTGCATGTGTATTTTCGAGGACAATAAATAATTAGCTAAAATTGGTAGGAATTAGTCTCTTAATTTTAACagaatttctttaattttttcaacATTTCCCT contains:
- the LOC121773482 gene encoding universal stress protein in QAH/OAS sulfhydrylase 3'region-like, whose protein sequence is MEKGIGEAFSSIPEGGGAAAMGAEEKEKEKVRVMVAIDDSGESFYSLQWVLDHLFGSQNNDEYLLNIIHVIEPFPTYMLPGAPAVFPSTSIVRSVNKAQEENASAILSRAIDMCTQTNQVHINTSIIEGDPKEMICDLAEQMQVDLIVIGSRGLGKIKRALMGSVSNYVIHHAKCPVLVVKTPTTKSMSSNA
- the LOC121798395 gene encoding L-type lectin-domain containing receptor kinase VIII.2-like, whose translation is MVAFSSSRYLLAFLLLNLYLKLMDADPNLTFYFKNFGKGSNFESQLALFGDAKVGRDNFSVQISGSGVSTAGRFVCKKPLNLVHEKSRKMVSFSNYFAFSMSGVNGDGLAFVMLPSQFPLSVFDGGEMGFLGERKMKFLAVEFDTFKNEKHGDLNGNHVGIDVGSPVSVKVSNVSSINLVLNGGEKLQAWIDYEASSKRFEVRLSKFGESRPLHPLLTYSIDLSKMWGDENVVVGLSSSSANASQKISVHSWSFKARIMPQWMHSQPLDPLHFVGKEEEMKVRKRSDCTLRVLSALVLGTGCGALGAFLVLLLWTILGDRRPIVPEEFAVQQPKELGYKKFDVCVDKTVEDGKV
- the LOC121798380 gene encoding uncharacterized protein LOC121798380 translates to MKQGLISWRHAISISPPLLLIPGTTIPKPKFPTISVTLNSVEESPATGRERRQMRKERREGKPAYNWKEEVEMKLIKKPKKRYVSWMEELNLDNLALLGPQWWVVRVSRVSGHETAERVARLMARTFPNMEFKVYSPSFQIKRKLKNGTLSVKPKPIFPGCMFLKCVMNKEVHDFIRECDGVGGFIGSKVGNTKRQINKPRPVDEDDMEAIFKQAKEEQVKADQAFEEEQLKAEASNPEKLGVDSPLVSQNIAQTKPLKKTGGRGRKSRKETTEGMTISIKLGLTVQVMSGAFAGFSGTLKKFDSKTGLATVGFTLFGKETLADIDAKEIVAETS